Proteins co-encoded in one Anaerolineae bacterium genomic window:
- the mnmA gene encoding tRNA 2-thiouridine(34) synthase MnmA, with translation MKQLTAIAISGGIDSLVAAYLLKKQGRKILGIHFTTGYEPEPLNIISHIADKLNIKIKVLDCRKEFKQKVVDYFIQSYLTGQTPNPCLACNPLIKFGVVLEFARRLGASCLATGHYAGITKDKDGGFHLLKGVDPKKDQSYFLAFMSQEQLAHACFPLGMMTKAEVIKLAGEYDLDHFIRQESQDICFIKEKTYGEFIALQKGLTPQPGLIEDIDGNIIGKHKGLHLFTIGQRRGINLPASEPYYVVKIDRKQNRIVVGFKDSLMALECKVTGINWIGKEPTSPVKLYTRLRYRHKSVLSTLFPDEGNKAIVRFETHQSAITPGQGAVFYNNNEVLGGGWIAG, from the coding sequence ATGAAGCAATTAACAGCAATCGCCATAAGCGGTGGCATAGATTCTCTCGTAGCCGCCTATCTGTTAAAGAAGCAGGGCCGCAAAATCCTTGGAATTCACTTTACCACCGGATATGAACCAGAACCTTTAAATATAATTTCTCATATCGCAGATAAGCTGAATATAAAGATTAAGGTTTTAGACTGCCGTAAAGAATTCAAGCAAAAGGTTGTGGATTATTTTATTCAATCCTATCTGACCGGTCAAACACCCAATCCATGCCTGGCATGCAATCCGTTAATAAAATTTGGGGTAGTACTTGAATTTGCCCGCCGGCTTGGCGCGTCCTGCCTTGCCACAGGACATTATGCCGGAATAACAAAGGATAAAGACGGCGGATTTCATCTTTTAAAAGGGGTTGATCCCAAAAAGGATCAGTCTTATTTTCTTGCCTTTATGTCACAGGAACAGCTTGCCCATGCCTGTTTCCCTCTCGGCATGATGACAAAGGCGGAAGTAATTAAACTGGCAGGGGAGTATGACCTGGATCATTTTATAAGGCAGGAAAGCCAGGATATATGCTTTATCAAGGAGAAAACCTATGGGGAATTCATTGCGCTGCAAAAAGGCTTAACACCGCAGCCAGGTCTTATTGAAGATATTGACGGCAACATAATAGGAAAACACAAAGGGCTGCACCTCTTTACCATAGGCCAGAGACGCGGCATAAACCTCCCGGCTTCCGAGCCTTATTATGTTGTTAAAATAGACAGGAAACAAAACCGGATTGTTGTTGGATTTAAGGATAGTTTAATGGCATTGGAATGCAAGGTGACCGGCATAAACTGGATAGGCAAAGAGCCGACATCCCCTGTTAAGCTTTATACACGTTTAAGGTACCGCCATAAATCTGTTTTATCCACCCTGTTTCCGGACGAAGGCAACAAGGCAATTGTCAGATTTGAAACCCATCAATCCGCGATAACTCCTGGTCAGGGAGCGGTATTTTATAACAACAATGAAGTTCTTGGCGGAGGATGGATCGCAGGTTGA
- a CDS encoding CoA-binding protein: MKPGRIINDDNIVRHMLINARTIAVVGLSPKPERDSNIVALYLKDHGYRIIPVRPAQTKMLEEKAYSSLDDIDESIDIINVFRNPAQVMPHAHEALRIKPRLFWMQLGIENQEAAELLARAGIDVVMNRCIMVEHDRLCK, translated from the coding sequence ATGAAACCGGGAAGGATAATTAATGATGACAATATTGTCAGGCATATGCTTATAAATGCCCGAACTATTGCTGTTGTGGGGTTAAGCCCAAAACCGGAAAGAGACTCAAATATTGTTGCATTATATCTTAAAGATCATGGGTACAGAATTATTCCTGTTCGGCCTGCTCAAACGAAGATGCTCGAAGAAAAGGCATATTCATCCCTTGACGATATAGACGAATCAATAGATATTATTAATGTATTCAGAAATCCTGCTCAGGTTATGCCCCATGCCCACGAGGCGCTTCGCATTAAGCCCAGGCTTTTCTGGATGCAACTTGGTATTGAGAATCAGGAGGCTGCGGAGCTTTTAGCCAGGGCCGGTATTGATGTTGTCATGAATCGATGTATAATGGTTGAACATGACAGGCTCTGCAAATAA
- a CDS encoding ABC transporter permease subunit, whose product MRISRFKEIKRAYISLGILIILYMVSLCSELICNDIPLYVRFNGKSYFPAVKFYPEDLFAGNNKKTRPDYKGINNSPLFRKDVGNFMIFPLVPFSPFESIDPKSIAVSDNVTLIFTATPRIGTVNIRRDYSIAGSVLFGFFINMKDRQAKGVFLPEYYSIPENIRQGIEKRFANENAPRLISSKIMGNKGMEVVISLSTYFSRKRAPESVRLTFREAGAKCQNIEKIVFNKSLKPVQKKIKQNSINIWDSLAAQDRKTLLSMVNQRFLHEIDPFILKIKNRLYSISFEKDDISFPFAPVKEHLMGIDGAGRDVLARVLYGLRTSLTFGLLLVACSMILGIIAGAVQGYYGGAIDMTGQRLIEIWSALPFLYIMILMGSVYGRSFSLLLFCYGLFNWIGISYYIRAEFLSLRKKEFVEAAKCMGVSSYKIIFKHILPNAMVPVITFFPFSLVGAIGALAALDYLGFGLPPPTPSWGELLFQSQQYRWAWWLILYPSLALFIVMLLGVFVGDGIRNAYDPKRSSRFE is encoded by the coding sequence ATGAGAATATCGCGTTTTAAGGAGATAAAGCGCGCTTATATCTCATTGGGGATATTGATTATTCTTTATATGGTCAGTCTTTGTTCCGAACTTATATGCAATGATATCCCTTTGTATGTCAGATTTAATGGAAAATCATATTTTCCGGCTGTTAAGTTTTATCCTGAAGACCTGTTTGCCGGAAATAATAAAAAAACAAGGCCGGATTACAAAGGTATAAATAACAGCCCTTTATTTAGAAAAGATGTGGGCAATTTTATGATCTTTCCCCTGGTTCCATTTAGCCCCTTTGAAAGCATTGATCCAAAATCGATTGCTGTTTCAGACAATGTTACACTTATCTTTACCGCAACGCCCAGGATCGGGACAGTTAATATTAGAAGGGATTATTCAATTGCCGGATCTGTTTTATTCGGCTTTTTTATCAATATGAAAGACAGGCAGGCAAAAGGGGTTTTTCTGCCCGAATATTACAGCATCCCGGAAAACATAAGGCAGGGAATTGAAAAGCGATTTGCAAACGAAAATGCGCCGCGATTAATTTCTTCAAAAATAATGGGCAATAAAGGGATGGAAGTTGTAATTTCTCTGTCCACATACTTTTCGCGTAAAAGAGCGCCGGAAAGCGTCAGGCTTACATTCAGAGAGGCCGGGGCAAAATGTCAAAATATAGAAAAAATAGTTTTCAACAAAAGCCTGAAACCTGTTCAAAAGAAAATCAAACAAAACAGCATCAATATATGGGACTCTCTTGCAGCTCAAGATAGAAAAACCCTTCTAAGTATGGTGAACCAGCGATTTTTGCATGAGATTGATCCTTTTATTTTAAAGATTAAAAACCGGCTTTACAGTATTAGCTTTGAAAAAGATGATATCAGCTTTCCATTTGCGCCGGTTAAGGAGCATTTGATGGGGATTGACGGGGCCGGCAGGGATGTTTTAGCCAGAGTCCTTTATGGATTGAGGACTTCGCTTACTTTCGGCCTGCTGCTTGTTGCATGTTCAATGATCCTTGGGATTATTGCAGGGGCTGTTCAGGGATATTATGGCGGGGCAATTGACATGACAGGCCAGCGTCTTATTGAAATCTGGAGCGCACTGCCGTTTCTTTATATTATGATTCTTATGGGGTCGGTCTATGGGCGGAGTTTTTCCTTACTTCTGTTTTGTTACGGGCTTTTCAACTGGATAGGGATTTCCTATTATATCCGCGCTGAATTTCTCAGCTTGCGCAAAAAAGAATTTGTTGAGGCCGCCAAATGCATGGGAGTATCATCATATAAGATAATATTTAAACATATTCTTCCCAATGCCATGGTTCCTGTAATAACTTTTTTCCCTTTTTCTCTTGTCGGAGCAATAGGAGCGCTTGCTGCCCTTGACTATCTGGGATTCGGGCTTCCCCCGCCCACTCCAAGCTGGGGAGAGCTTCTCTTCCAGTCTCAGCAGTATAGATGGGCATGGTGGCTTATTCTCTATCCATCTTTGGCATTATTTATCGTAATGCTTCTTGGCGTATTTGTCGGTGATGGAATAAGAAACGCTTATGATCCGAAGAGAAGCAGCAGGTTTGAATAA
- a CDS encoding ABC transporter ATP-binding protein, with translation MNCKQTNKSPILEAYNLQTWFPIKRGILARTVGYVRAVDIASLYINRGETLGLVGESGCGKTTLGRTLMGLEKVRRGKILFCGKNLLELNRRELRETRRSMQIIFQDPLTALNPRMNIIDIITEGLVEFRLIQGTREDHAKRLMNEVGLDEGAIYRYPHEFSGGQRQRINIARALSLRPDLIVCDEPVSALDVSVQAQVVNLLMDLRDRYNLSYLFISHDLSVVSNIAHRTAVMYLGKIVEYGPTGDIINNPVHPYTKALISAVPRLDFEEIEHKRKRIILKGEIPSPSDPPPGCMFHTRCMEAMDICRKIAPLETKSGMHGVWCHLYR, from the coding sequence ATGAACTGTAAACAAACAAACAAATCGCCGATACTCGAGGCATACAACCTTCAAACATGGTTTCCGATAAAACGCGGTATTCTGGCAAGAACGGTCGGGTATGTCAGGGCGGTTGATATAGCCTCGTTGTATATAAACAGAGGTGAAACACTTGGTCTTGTCGGCGAATCCGGATGCGGGAAGACTACTCTGGGAAGAACTTTGATGGGACTGGAAAAGGTTCGAAGAGGCAAGATCCTTTTTTGCGGCAAAAATCTTCTTGAGCTTAATCGCAGGGAGCTAAGGGAGACAAGAAGAAGCATGCAGATAATTTTTCAGGATCCTCTGACAGCGCTTAATCCAAGAATGAATATTATTGATATTATTACTGAAGGGCTTGTTGAATTTCGCCTGATACAAGGAACCAGGGAGGATCATGCAAAAAGACTTATGAATGAAGTCGGGCTTGATGAAGGGGCCATATATCGTTATCCACATGAATTTTCAGGCGGGCAGCGCCAGCGAATCAATATAGCGAGAGCTTTATCTTTAAGGCCTGATTTAATTGTTTGTGACGAACCTGTCAGCGCCCTTGATGTATCGGTGCAGGCGCAGGTTGTAAATCTGCTTATGGATTTGCGGGACAGATACAATCTGTCTTATCTTTTTATATCGCACGACCTAAGCGTGGTAAGCAACATAGCGCACCGCACCGCTGTTATGTACCTTGGCAAAATAGTGGAATACGGACCCACCGGCGATATAATTAACAACCCTGTGCATCCTTATACTAAGGCTTTAATTAGTGCGGTACCAAGGCTGGATTTCGAGGAGATCGAACATAAAAGAAAGCGCATTATTCTGAAAGGAGAAATACCTTCTCCTTCAGATCCTCCTCCCGGATGTATGTTCCATACACGTTGCATGGAGGCTATGGATATATGCAGAAAAATAGCGCCGCTGGAGACAAAATCAGGCATGCATGGGGTGTGGTGCCATTTGTATCGTTAA
- a CDS encoding ABC transporter permease subunit codes for MERIHYFIRRFILVIPTFIGITILCFGLIQFVPGGPVEQVIMQMKGMALGESGRGVEAGASISEEQRKAIEAHFGFDKPFYKRYWKWLVTDRFGMKMESYKFPNKTAWQLISERFKVSLVFGVTGFVLSYLICIPLGIIKALKHNRMFDLGSSVIVFVGYAVPAFAFGMVLKMFFCGTVDGLWDFFPVSGFYSDNFAGMTSWEQTKDIFGHMFLPVLCYVIGNFAVLTLLMKNSLLEQISKDYVRTVLAKGGSFNRAIWGHALRNSLIPIATGLGSILTVMFAGSVIIEQVFEIPGMGRLSLEAIVGRDYPVFMGILSLTSVLGLVGNILSDFLYVLIDPRITFQKS; via the coding sequence ATGGAACGGATTCACTATTTTATCAGGCGGTTTATTCTTGTGATTCCAACATTTATTGGAATTACGATTTTGTGTTTTGGTCTTATCCAGTTTGTGCCTGGCGGGCCTGTGGAACAGGTTATAATGCAAATGAAAGGTATGGCTCTCGGAGAATCAGGCAGGGGGGTCGAAGCCGGAGCATCCATTTCCGAAGAGCAGAGAAAAGCCATAGAAGCACATTTCGGCTTTGATAAACCTTTTTATAAGCGATACTGGAAATGGCTCGTGACCGACAGGTTCGGCATGAAAATGGAATCATACAAATTTCCCAACAAAACCGCCTGGCAGCTAATCAGTGAGCGATTTAAGGTTTCACTTGTCTTTGGGGTAACCGGTTTTGTTTTATCCTATCTTATATGCATCCCGCTCGGCATAATAAAGGCTCTCAAACACAACAGGATGTTTGATCTTGGATCGAGTGTCATTGTTTTTGTCGGATATGCTGTTCCGGCATTTGCGTTTGGAATGGTTCTGAAGATGTTTTTTTGTGGGACCGTGGATGGTTTATGGGATTTTTTCCCTGTATCCGGGTTTTATTCGGACAACTTTGCAGGCATGACATCCTGGGAACAAACAAAGGATATCTTCGGGCATATGTTTCTTCCGGTTCTGTGTTATGTTATAGGAAACTTTGCTGTTTTAACCCTTTTGATGAAAAATTCTCTTCTTGAGCAGATAAGCAAAGACTATGTAAGAACCGTTCTTGCAAAGGGTGGAAGTTTTAACAGGGCTATCTGGGGACATGCGTTGCGTAATTCTTTAATACCGATTGCAACCGGATTAGGCTCTATTTTAACCGTTATGTTCGCCGGATCGGTGATTATCGAACAGGTTTTTGAAATACCAGGGATGGGCAGATTAAGCCTTGAGGCAATAGTGGGTCGTGATTATCCTGTTTTCATGGGCATCCTTTCACTTACATCTGTTCTTGGCCTTGTTGGAAATATCCTTTCAGACTTTTTATATGTTCTTATAGATCCGCGAATAACATTTCAGAAAAGCTGA
- a CDS encoding NIL domain-containing protein, protein MYSKILILRFPKTVVHQPVVCNLVKDYSLTFNILNATILPRKEGIMVLELSGSRKNFKDGVKYLRSQGVHVKSASQDMKRDNKKCIHCGACTAVCPTGALSIQRPEMSVIFDQQKCSVCELCIPACLTGAMEVRPTTNTFFT, encoded by the coding sequence GTGTATTCCAAAATACTTATTCTTCGCTTTCCAAAAACCGTGGTTCATCAGCCGGTAGTATGCAACCTTGTGAAAGATTATAGCCTTACCTTTAACATTCTTAATGCTACGATATTGCCCAGAAAAGAGGGTATTATGGTGCTTGAACTGTCTGGATCAAGAAAAAATTTCAAGGACGGTGTTAAATATCTCAGGTCCCAGGGAGTTCATGTTAAAAGTGCGTCTCAGGATATGAAACGCGACAATAAAAAATGTATCCACTGCGGAGCATGCACCGCTGTTTGCCCGACCGGCGCTCTTTCCATTCAACGGCCTGAGATGTCGGTCATATTTGATCAGCAAAAATGCAGCGTATGTGAGCTTTGCATACCCGCATGTCTCACAGGGGCAATGGAGGTTCGCCCGACTACCAACACATTTTTTACATGA
- a CDS encoding ABC transporter ATP-binding protein, producing the protein MLEVKNITVTFETDEGILKAVDDVSFHVDKNEIVGLVGESGCGKSVTALSILRLIPLPYGRIETGEILFYGKNLLELDHKEMRKIRGKAIGMIFQEPGSALSPLHTIGSQMVETILLHKNITGKDAWNIAETWLEKVQISDPGERMFDYPYQLSGGMQQRVMIAMALMLEPDLIIADEPTTALDVTIQAQVFELVREMRRSNASILLITHNMGVIWEMCDRVLVMYASRIVEEGNKDDIFSKPTHPYTIALLEAIPKLSADKGRLKAIPGQVPSAFNYPSGCHFFDRCPDAFDRCRDEKPKLIDFGNGHRAACFLAKNEL; encoded by the coding sequence TTGCTGGAAGTAAAAAACATAACAGTTACCTTTGAAACAGATGAAGGTATTCTCAAGGCGGTTGATGATGTTTCGTTTCATGTCGACAAAAACGAAATCGTCGGATTGGTAGGCGAATCAGGATGCGGAAAATCGGTCACAGCCTTGAGCATACTCCGTCTTATTCCCTTGCCTTATGGAAGGATTGAAACAGGCGAAATTTTATTTTACGGCAAAAATCTTCTTGAATTAGATCATAAGGAGATGAGAAAAATACGTGGCAAGGCAATAGGCATGATATTTCAGGAACCCGGGTCCGCCCTTTCACCCTTGCACACAATCGGCAGTCAGATGGTTGAAACTATTTTACTGCATAAGAATATAACCGGGAAAGATGCCTGGAATATTGCCGAAACCTGGCTTGAGAAGGTTCAAATCTCTGATCCAGGAGAAAGGATGTTTGATTATCCTTATCAGCTTTCCGGAGGCATGCAGCAAAGGGTTATGATTGCTATGGCCTTGATGCTGGAACCGGACCTTATCATAGCGGATGAACCGACAACAGCGCTTGATGTAACAATACAGGCTCAGGTTTTCGAGCTGGTCAGGGAGATGAGGCGATCTAATGCCTCTATACTGCTTATTACGCACAATATGGGAGTGATATGGGAAATGTGCGACAGGGTGCTGGTTATGTACGCCTCAAGGATAGTTGAGGAAGGAAACAAGGACGATATTTTTTCAAAGCCCACGCATCCTTATACCATAGCTCTTCTTGAGGCCATACCGAAACTTTCAGCTGATAAAGGTAGATTAAAAGCAATCCCGGGCCAGGTGCCTTCAGCTTTTAATTATCCATCAGGGTGTCATTTTTTTGATCGATGCCCTGATGCATTTGACAGGTGCAGGGATGAAAAACCAAAACTCATAGATTTTGGCAATGGACACAGGGCAGCATGTTTTCTTGCGAAAAATGAACTGTAA